In Streptomyces sp. NBC_01551, one DNA window encodes the following:
- a CDS encoding cyclopropane-fatty-acyl-phospholipid synthase family protein, whose product MTLSIPRPAYAPDPPRAYVDAQAWPDVARPSAAPFGHAAIARRIIRSAVAALPLRCRFGDGPATGTGPSLTVHDPEAFFGRIGADGLIGFGESYMAGEWDSDDLPGLLTVLAAHVDELVPAPLRRLRGAWAHGRPLTQLNSRSGARENAHHHYDLSNELFALFLDETLSYSSALFAAFPARQESLGTAQHRKIDRLLDLADVGEGTRLLEIGTGWGELALRAAARGAQVTTVTLSVEQHDLARRRVAEAGLAGRVDVELRDYRDVYGRYDAVVSVEMVEAVGAEYWPAYFGALRRALLPGGRIALQAITMGHRQMLDTAATHTWISKYVFPGGLIPSREAIEENAAAVGLRVISDHGYADHYAQTLRLWRERFTSRADAVERLGFDRTFRRMWELYLSYSEAGFRSRYLDVRQLLLTEADPGQEPQPDPEPRA is encoded by the coding sequence GTGACCCTCTCGATCCCGCGCCCCGCCTATGCCCCCGACCCGCCCCGCGCGTACGTCGACGCCCAGGCCTGGCCGGACGTGGCCCGGCCGTCCGCGGCCCCGTTCGGGCACGCCGCCATCGCCCGCCGGATCATCCGGAGCGCGGTGGCGGCGCTGCCCCTGCGCTGCCGTTTCGGAGACGGGCCGGCCACCGGCACCGGGCCCTCGCTCACCGTCCACGACCCGGAGGCCTTCTTCGGCCGGATCGGGGCCGACGGCCTGATCGGGTTCGGCGAGTCCTACATGGCGGGGGAGTGGGACAGCGACGACCTGCCCGGCCTGCTGACCGTACTGGCCGCGCACGTGGACGAACTGGTGCCCGCCCCGCTGCGGCGCCTTCGCGGGGCCTGGGCGCACGGCAGGCCGCTGACGCAACTGAACTCGCGGTCGGGCGCGCGCGAGAACGCCCACCACCACTACGACCTCTCCAACGAGCTGTTCGCGCTGTTCCTGGACGAGACGCTGTCCTACTCCTCGGCGCTCTTCGCCGCCTTCCCCGCCCGCCAGGAGTCCCTCGGCACCGCCCAGCACCGCAAGATCGACCGGCTGCTCGACCTGGCCGACGTCGGCGAGGGCACCCGCCTGCTGGAGATCGGCACCGGCTGGGGCGAGCTCGCCCTGCGGGCGGCCGCGCGCGGCGCCCAGGTGACGACCGTGACCCTCTCCGTCGAACAGCACGACCTCGCCCGACGCCGCGTCGCCGAGGCGGGCCTCGCCGGCCGGGTGGACGTCGAGCTGCGGGACTACCGGGACGTCTACGGCCGCTACGACGCCGTGGTCAGCGTCGAGATGGTCGAGGCGGTCGGCGCCGAGTACTGGCCCGCGTACTTCGGCGCGCTGCGCCGGGCCCTGCTGCCCGGCGGCCGGATCGCGCTCCAGGCCATCACCATGGGCCACCGGCAGATGCTCGACACCGCCGCCACCCACACCTGGATCAGCAAGTACGTCTTCCCCGGCGGCCTGATCCCCTCCCGCGAGGCCATCGAGGAGAACGCCGCCGCCGTGGGCCTGCGCGTCATCTCCGACCACGGGTACGCCGACCACTACGCGCAGACCCTGCGCCTGTGGCGGGAGCGCTTCACCTCGCGGGCCGACGCCGTGGAGAGGCTGGGCTTCGACCGCACGTTCCGCCGGATGTGGGAGCTCTACCTGTCCTACTCCGAAGCCGGATTCCGCTCGCGCTACCTCGACGTCCGCCAGCTCCTGCTCACGGAGGCCGACCCCGGGCAGGAACCACAGCCGGATCCGGAGCCCCGGGCGTGA
- a CDS encoding VOC family protein yields MAYTFQVTIDSADPHPLADWWADALGWEVEPSDEAFIRRTIEAGHATDEDTTTHRGTLVWKAGAAIRHPEGLERAPRILFQFVLDAKTVKNRVHLDVRTAADDPKAVVERLIAKGATHLHEATQGPFRWTTLADPQGNELCVSH; encoded by the coding sequence ATGGCATACACGTTTCAGGTGACCATCGACTCCGCCGACCCGCATCCCCTCGCCGACTGGTGGGCCGACGCCCTCGGCTGGGAGGTGGAGCCCAGCGACGAGGCCTTCATCCGCCGCACCATCGAGGCCGGCCACGCCACCGACGAGGACACCACCACCCACCGCGGCACCCTCGTGTGGAAGGCCGGGGCCGCGATCCGCCACCCGGAGGGCCTGGAGCGCGCGCCCCGCATCCTCTTCCAGTTCGTACTCGACGCCAAGACCGTCAAGAACCGCGTCCACCTCGACGTCCGCACCGCAGCCGACGACCCGAAGGCCGTGGTCGAACGCCTGATCGCCAAGGGCGCCACGCACCTCCACGAAGCCACCCAGGGCCCCTTCCGGTGGACGACACTCGCCGACCCGCAAGGCAACGAACTCTGCGTCTCGCACTAG
- a CDS encoding YoaK family protein yields the protein MIRRRLSALLFPPGPDGESGPHAAVAPLLVVLTFVSGLVDAVSYLGLDHVFVANMTGNVAFLGFALAGDRELSGAASLLALAAFIAGAMATGRLRRDRTAARMFGPLVAVQAALVGGALAATASGGGQLAVVGLLALGMGLQNAVVHRLAVPDLTTTVVTRALTGLAADPWGAPAVRRLVSVAALLCGAVAGGLLTLHHGSRWALLAALALLAWVAVAGIRAGGADPGGGDPGGAGVSGGGRGDAGGPRRT from the coding sequence ATGATCCGGCGGAGGCTGTCCGCCCTGCTGTTCCCGCCGGGGCCGGACGGGGAGAGCGGGCCGCACGCGGCGGTGGCGCCGCTGCTGGTCGTGCTCACGTTCGTGAGCGGGCTGGTGGACGCGGTGAGCTATCTGGGGCTCGACCACGTCTTCGTCGCCAACATGACGGGCAACGTGGCGTTCCTCGGCTTCGCGCTCGCCGGGGACCGGGAACTGTCCGGCGCGGCCTCGCTCTTGGCGCTGGCGGCCTTCATCGCCGGGGCGATGGCCACCGGGCGGCTGCGCCGCGACCGCACGGCGGCGCGGATGTTCGGCCCGCTGGTGGCGGTGCAGGCGGCCCTGGTCGGCGGCGCTCTCGCCGCGACGGCGTCCGGGGGCGGCCAGCTCGCGGTGGTCGGCCTGCTCGCGCTCGGCATGGGCCTGCAGAACGCGGTCGTCCACCGGCTGGCGGTACCGGACCTGACGACGACCGTGGTCACCCGGGCGCTGACGGGACTGGCCGCCGACCCGTGGGGAGCGCCCGCGGTTCGGCGCCTGGTCTCGGTCGCGGCCCTGCTCTGCGGGGCCGTCGCGGGCGGTCTGCTGACGCTGCACCACGGCTCGCGCTGGGCCCTGCTCGCGGCGCTCGCCCTGCTGGCCTGGGTCGCGGTGGCGGGGATCCGGGCGGGCGGCGCGGATCCGGGCGGCGGGGATCCGGGCGGCGCCGGGGTCAGCGGCGGCGGCCGGGGCGACGCCGGTGGGCCGCGACGAACATGA
- a CDS encoding alpha-ketoglutarate-dependent dioxygenase AlkB — protein MHALQGSLFDQTDEIGLGPLCGLRRTELGAGAWVDHLPGWLTGADALFERLAAEVPWRAERRQMYDREVDVPRLLAFYGEGEALPHPALTDARAALSGHYAAELGEPFTTAGLCLYRDGRDSVAWHGDRGGRSATEDTMVAIVSVGDPRDLALRPRDGGPTLLRLPLGHGDLVVMGGSCQRTMEHAIPKSARAVGPRISVQFRTRGVL, from the coding sequence ATGCACGCACTCCAGGGCTCGCTCTTCGACCAGACCGACGAGATCGGCCTCGGCCCGCTCTGCGGGCTGCGCCGGACCGAGCTCGGCGCCGGGGCCTGGGTGGACCACCTGCCCGGCTGGCTGACCGGGGCCGACGCGCTGTTCGAGCGGCTGGCCGCAGAGGTGCCGTGGCGGGCCGAGCGGCGCCAGATGTACGACCGCGAGGTGGACGTACCACGGCTGCTCGCCTTCTACGGCGAGGGCGAGGCCCTCCCGCACCCCGCGCTCACAGACGCCCGGGCGGCCCTGAGCGGGCACTACGCCGCCGAGCTCGGCGAGCCGTTCACCACCGCCGGGCTGTGCCTCTACCGCGACGGCCGAGACAGCGTCGCCTGGCACGGCGACCGGGGCGGGCGCTCCGCCACCGAGGACACCATGGTCGCCATCGTCTCCGTCGGCGATCCGCGCGACCTCGCCCTGCGCCCGCGCGACGGCGGCCCCACCCTGCTGCGGCTGCCGCTCGGACACGGCGACCTCGTCGTGATGGGCGGCTCCTGCCAGCGCACGATGGAGCACGCGATCCCCAAATCGGCCCGCGCCGTCGGCCCCCGGATCAGCGTCCAGTTCCGCACCCGCGGCGTCCTGTAA
- a CDS encoding DUF1295 domain-containing protein yields the protein MTGAAREALAANLAAAGATALAVMLATFAVAVRKGPHRIVDVAWGLAFAAVAAVTYGLSAGYGDDARRLLVAAATLLWGVRLAAHIARRGRGHGEDPRYARLLARGRGGPRLRALRKVYLLQGALVWLVSLPVQAASYVAAPIGVLTVLGAVLWAVGLAFEAVGDFQLARFKADPAHRGTVMDRGLWAWTRHPNYFGDCLVWWGLYLMACGTWPTALMSLLSPVVMTLLLTKGSGKRLLEAHLADRPGYAAYTARTSGFIPRRPRGPAGPARTR from the coding sequence GTGACCGGCGCGGCGCGGGAGGCCCTGGCGGCCAACCTGGCCGCCGCCGGCGCCACCGCCCTGGCGGTCATGCTGGCGACGTTCGCCGTCGCGGTCCGCAAGGGGCCGCACCGGATCGTGGACGTCGCCTGGGGCCTCGCCTTCGCCGCCGTCGCCGCGGTCACGTACGGCCTCTCCGCCGGGTACGGGGACGACGCCCGCCGGCTCCTCGTCGCCGCCGCCACCCTCCTGTGGGGCGTGCGGCTGGCGGCGCACATCGCCCGGCGCGGCCGCGGCCACGGCGAGGACCCGCGCTACGCGAGACTCCTCGCCCGGGGGCGCGGCGGCCCGCGCCTGCGCGCGCTGCGCAAGGTCTACCTGCTCCAGGGAGCGCTGGTCTGGCTGGTCTCCCTGCCCGTGCAGGCCGCCTCGTACGTGGCCGCGCCCATCGGCGTCCTCACCGTCCTCGGTGCGGTCCTGTGGGCGGTGGGGCTGGCCTTCGAGGCCGTGGGGGACTTCCAGCTCGCCCGGTTCAAGGCCGATCCCGCCCACCGCGGCACGGTCATGGACCGGGGCCTGTGGGCATGGACCCGCCACCCCAACTACTTCGGCGACTGCCTGGTCTGGTGGGGCCTGTACCTGATGGCCTGCGGGACCTGGCCGACCGCCCTGATGTCCCTGCTCTCGCCGGTCGTCATGACCCTGCTGCTGACCAAGGGCAGCGGCAAACGCCTGCTGGAGGCCCATCTGGCCGACCGGCCCGGCTACGCCGCGTACACCGCCCGCACCAGCGGGTTCATTCCCCGGCGGCCTCGGGGTCCGGCAGGGCCTGCTCGGACCAGATGA
- a CDS encoding amidohydrolase family protein → MAVARRTVLQAASAGTAAALLGSAPAAAATAAPGVGAPAAGAPASDDPVRLRLTAATNGAATTTATADRVIAEVQGILWELTPDGSAARALTPPDLEPTRPVLSPDGRQVAMSAYRDGTFHIWLMNADGSGLRRLTDGPFDHRAPAWSPDGTTIACCSERGGDPVAGSPYRIWTVRVRDGHARRLTGLPGQSGPGQGGEWEDFDPAWSADGSRVLFVRGTFAGETLTARTLASVAATPLADADAPGAPGASDAPEAGDDDAPADAPAPVRTEHTVADGRLLAPALSPAGRTAWLCALPGPRKAEHLTLFVDGRHVALDGDLAPAPPRWAGDDQLLITLDGRFRLIRPHRENTGRELPLDATLDIRRPRYRAKAYVLEAERDRPVRGIHLPALSPDGRSVAFASLNSLWVASVTGGAPRRIVRAAATTYVQAPVWTPDGRALLYTDDRDGLNAVRRRELADGAERVLAPGGRVYGALSPDGTRLAALDMSGRLLVRDLATGAETRLADALGGGGLPGPPSWSPDGRHLALCDRNRLSRRFREGYNLIRIVDASSGASRLYALAPHASLSDRYASGPAWSPDGRHLACVSESALWLLPVTPDGAPDGPARRLTDEPADHPSWSGDSRTLLYQSGARLRLLSLDAAGAPAGPARSVPVALSYRRPAPVDTVVRAGQLWDATGSAPRADVDVLISGGRITAVEPHRPGVRRRATRTVDASGATVLPGLWDAHIHPYLNTYGAREGATLLAYGITTAVSLGGSAYEQARVREDILAGRLAAPRLLAGGELLDGSRVAYSMGRAHRTPEGFTRSLARAAALDWDFVKTYVRAPYPQMAQAARFAHERLGVPAGSHLCAAGIHAGQDLTTHLVATERAESGHGATPSGHTYQDALELYTRGGFHLIATPFTALPLLGQDPGAAADARVTALMPPWDVVAVKAVAGEPPTEEQLTALEREVAVYRRALRGGAWLALGTDAPLTPVGLQLHLVLRALHRYGMSPAEALTTVTRTPARVFGVADRLGTVETGKLADLTVVDGDPFADFAALIRTRAAVRGGVVHERAAIVEEFARRTPAENPGDDWRAVARELARDSCCGSPFAG, encoded by the coding sequence GTGGCGGTAGCACGCAGGACGGTACTGCAGGCGGCTTCTGCCGGTACGGCGGCGGCGCTCCTCGGGTCCGCCCCGGCAGCGGCGGCCACCGCCGCACCGGGCGTCGGCGCACCGGCCGCCGGCGCACCCGCTTCCGACGATCCGGTCAGGCTGCGCCTCACCGCCGCCACCAACGGCGCGGCGACCACCACCGCCACCGCGGACCGCGTCATCGCCGAGGTGCAGGGGATCCTCTGGGAGCTGACGCCGGACGGCTCGGCCGCGCGCGCACTGACCCCGCCCGACCTGGAGCCGACCCGCCCCGTGCTCTCGCCCGACGGCCGCCAGGTGGCGATGAGCGCCTACCGCGACGGCACCTTCCACATCTGGCTGATGAACGCCGACGGCTCGGGCCTGCGCAGGCTCACCGACGGCCCGTTCGACCACCGCGCGCCCGCCTGGTCCCCCGACGGCACCACGATCGCCTGCTGCTCCGAACGCGGTGGCGACCCGGTGGCGGGCAGCCCGTACCGCATCTGGACCGTACGGGTACGCGACGGCCACGCCCGCCGCCTCACCGGCCTCCCCGGCCAGAGCGGGCCCGGACAGGGCGGCGAGTGGGAGGACTTCGACCCGGCCTGGTCCGCCGACGGCTCCCGGGTGCTGTTCGTACGCGGAACCTTCGCCGGGGAAACCCTCACGGCCCGCACCCTCGCCTCGGTGGCCGCCACGCCCCTGGCCGACGCCGACGCCCCTGGGGCCCCCGGCGCCTCCGACGCCCCTGAAGCCGGCGACGACGATGCCCCCGCCGACGCCCCCGCACCTGTGCGGACCGAGCACACCGTCGCCGACGGCCGCCTGCTCGCCCCGGCGCTCTCCCCGGCCGGCCGCACCGCCTGGCTGTGCGCCCTGCCCGGGCCCCGCAAGGCCGAGCACCTGACCCTGTTCGTGGACGGCCGCCACGTCGCCCTCGACGGCGATCTCGCGCCCGCGCCGCCGCGCTGGGCCGGGGACGACCAACTGCTGATCACCCTCGACGGCCGGTTCCGGCTGATCCGCCCCCACCGGGAGAACACCGGCCGCGAACTCCCCCTCGACGCCACCCTCGACATCCGCCGGCCCCGCTACCGGGCCAAGGCGTACGTCCTGGAGGCCGAACGGGACCGCCCGGTGCGCGGCATCCACCTGCCGGCCCTCTCTCCCGACGGCCGCAGCGTGGCCTTCGCCTCCCTGAACTCCCTGTGGGTGGCGTCCGTGACCGGGGGCGCGCCGCGCCGGATCGTCCGCGCCGCCGCCACCACGTACGTCCAGGCCCCCGTATGGACGCCCGACGGCCGCGCCCTGCTCTACACCGACGACCGCGACGGCCTGAACGCCGTCCGCCGCCGCGAGCTGGCCGACGGCGCCGAACGCGTGCTCGCCCCCGGCGGGCGCGTCTACGGCGCCCTCTCCCCGGACGGCACCCGCCTGGCCGCCCTCGACATGTCCGGCCGCCTCCTCGTGCGCGACCTGGCCACCGGGGCCGAGACCCGCCTGGCGGACGCCCTCGGCGGCGGTGGGCTGCCCGGCCCGCCGAGCTGGTCCCCGGACGGCCGCCACCTCGCCCTCTGCGACCGCAACCGGCTCAGCCGGCGATTCCGCGAGGGCTACAACCTCATCCGGATCGTCGACGCGAGCAGCGGTGCGTCCCGTCTGTACGCCCTCGCCCCGCACGCCTCGCTGTCCGACCGCTACGCCTCCGGCCCCGCGTGGTCCCCCGACGGCCGCCACCTGGCCTGCGTCAGCGAATCAGCCCTGTGGCTGCTCCCGGTCACCCCCGACGGCGCCCCGGACGGCCCGGCCCGCCGCCTCACCGACGAACCCGCCGACCACCCCTCCTGGTCCGGGGACTCCCGCACGCTGCTCTACCAGTCCGGCGCCCGGCTGCGCCTGCTATCCCTCGACGCCGCGGGCGCCCCGGCCGGCCCGGCCCGGAGCGTGCCGGTCGCGCTGAGCTACCGCAGGCCGGCCCCCGTGGACACCGTCGTACGGGCCGGGCAGCTCTGGGACGCCACCGGCTCCGCGCCGCGCGCCGACGTGGACGTCCTGATCAGCGGCGGCCGGATCACCGCCGTCGAACCGCACCGGCCGGGGGTGCGCCGCCGGGCCACCCGTACCGTCGACGCGTCCGGTGCCACCGTGCTGCCGGGTCTGTGGGACGCGCACATCCACCCGTACCTGAACACCTACGGCGCGCGCGAGGGCGCGACCCTGCTCGCCTACGGGATCACCACCGCGGTCTCGCTCGGCGGTTCGGCGTACGAGCAGGCCCGGGTACGGGAGGACATCCTGGCGGGTCGGCTCGCCGCGCCCCGGCTGCTGGCCGGCGGAGAACTCCTGGACGGCTCCCGGGTCGCCTACAGCATGGGCCGCGCCCACCGCACGCCGGAGGGCTTCACCCGCTCGCTGGCCCGGGCCGCCGCCCTCGACTGGGACTTCGTCAAGACCTACGTCCGGGCCCCGTACCCGCAGATGGCGCAGGCCGCCCGATTCGCGCACGAGCGGCTGGGGGTTCCCGCCGGCTCGCACCTGTGCGCGGCCGGGATCCACGCGGGGCAGGACCTGACCACGCATCTGGTGGCCACCGAGCGCGCGGAGTCCGGGCACGGCGCGACCCCGTCGGGCCACACCTACCAGGACGCCCTGGAGCTCTACACCCGCGGCGGCTTCCATCTGATCGCCACGCCGTTCACGGCGCTGCCCCTGCTCGGCCAGGACCCCGGTGCCGCCGCCGACGCGCGGGTGACGGCCCTGATGCCGCCGTGGGACGTGGTGGCGGTCAAGGCGGTGGCCGGGGAGCCGCCCACCGAGGAGCAGCTGACCGCCCTGGAGCGGGAGGTCGCCGTCTACCGGCGGGCCCTGCGGGGCGGCGCGTGGCTGGCCCTGGGCACCGACGCGCCACTGACCCCGGTCGGACTCCAGCTCCACCTGGTGCTGCGGGCCCTGCACCGGTACGGAATGAGCCCGGCCGAGGCCCTGACCACGGTGACGCGGACCCCGGCGCGCGTCTTCGGCGTCGCGGACCGCCTCGGCACGGTGGAGACCGGGAAACTGGCGGACCTGACCGTCGTCGACGGGGATCCGTTCGCGGACTTCGCCGCCCTGATCCGGACCCGCGCTGCCGTCCGGGGCGGCGTCGTCCACGAACGCGCCGCGATCGTCGAGGAGTTCGCCCGGCGCACCCCGGCCGAGAACCCCGGCGACGACTGGCGCGCGGTCGCCCGCGAGCTGGCCCGGGACAGCTGCTGCGGCTCCCCGTTCGCGGGCTGA
- a CDS encoding VOC family protein, with amino-acid sequence MTRDLASAHAFYGAVLGWQFRPTRLGEQFSVAMLDGVPVAGIGALALRLGIPVAWTPYFAVEDADVTAARIRERGATTAVGPLAFGTGRAALAADPDGAVFGFWQGEVIPDWTARGDGAAAWIELHTRDAFAAAVFYGEVLDWACERPGCCDVSYEQGRVIVRRGHDTVARISGGAVEAAPDPQVRPRWHVHFSVLDLEKAVETATTFGGSAVSPVQTGPTSRSITLRDPDGALFTIVSPNT; translated from the coding sequence ATGACCCGGGACCTCGCCTCCGCCCACGCCTTCTACGGCGCCGTACTGGGCTGGCAATTCCGGCCCACCCGGCTCGGCGAGCAGTTCTCGGTCGCCATGCTCGACGGCGTGCCGGTCGCCGGGATCGGCGCCCTGGCGCTGCGGCTGGGCATCCCGGTGGCCTGGACCCCGTACTTCGCGGTCGAGGACGCCGATGTGACGGCCGCGCGGATCCGCGAGCGCGGCGCCACGACGGCGGTCGGCCCGCTCGCCTTCGGGACCGGGCGCGCCGCGCTCGCCGCCGACCCCGACGGGGCGGTCTTCGGGTTCTGGCAGGGCGAGGTCATCCCCGACTGGACCGCCCGCGGGGACGGGGCCGCCGCGTGGATCGAACTCCACACCCGGGACGCGTTCGCCGCCGCGGTCTTCTACGGGGAGGTCCTGGACTGGGCCTGCGAACGGCCGGGCTGCTGCGACGTCTCCTACGAGCAGGGCCGCGTCATCGTCCGCCGGGGCCACGACACGGTGGCGCGGATCAGCGGCGGGGCCGTCGAGGCGGCCCCCGACCCGCAGGTCCGGCCGCGCTGGCACGTCCACTTCTCGGTGCTCGACCTGGAGAAGGCCGTGGAGACCGCCACCACGTTCGGCGGATCGGCCGTCTCCCCCGTCCAGACCGGGCCCACCAGCCGCTCGATCACCCTCCGCGACCCGGACGGCGCACTGTTCACCATCGTCTCGCCGAACACCTGA
- a CDS encoding SpoIIE family protein phosphatase/ATP-binding protein has protein sequence MRSLRRNRPRSVARQVFVLQVAVVVLLAAGAVLALVLQSRHDVDREARARSVAVAETFAHSLGLHAALQTPDPTKILQPLTEETRKAAGVDFIVVMDTEGIRYTHPLPDRIGKKFVGTIEPSLNGEVYTESVKGPLGQEIQAVVPVFTDDGQVEALVSAGLTVENVTGVVNRQLPVILGASAAALALATAGAALISRRLRRQTHGLGPLEMTRMYEHHDAVLHAVREGVLITDGAGVLLLANDEAKRLLRLPADAEGQRIDRVGLDRHLGELLLSRRVATDEVHEAGERLLVINQRPTKPGGGPEGAAVTIRDSTEMQVLSTRAEAARRRLKLLYDAGVGVGTTLDVEQTAQELADVAVPRFADFATVDLAEPVLHGEEPTAASADLRRTGFSGIHDDVPLYPRGRLIDFVDSTPQARGLSSGRAEVVPQLADATGWHAQDPPRARAIIDYGVHSLITAPLKARGVVLGVVNFWRSQKPEPFDEEDLSLAEELVARAGVSIDNARRYTREHTLAVTLQRSLLPRDLPEQSAVEVAHYYLPAQSGVGGDWFDVIPLPGSRVALVVGDVVGHGLHAAAAMGRLRTAVLNFSSLDLPPDELLARLDDLVQYIDQSGGEGGGAQGGLLGATCMYAVYDAVNQRCTVARAGHVPPAVVRPDGTVEIPELPAGAPLGLGGFPFESAELQLSEGTQLVLYTDGLVEDRTRDIDEGLDLLRAALAHADRKPAETCRAVLERLLPVRPRDDVALLVARTSALPADHIAEWDVPFEPSAVGGMRALAMAKLEEWGLSELTFGTELVLSELITNAIRHGAEPVRVRLLLDRVLTCEVFDGSSSSPRLHYATTTDEGGRGLFLVAQLSRRWGARYTPEGKVIWSEQALPDPEAAGE, from the coding sequence GTGCGGTCACTGAGACGGAATCGCCCGCGAAGCGTCGCCCGACAGGTATTCGTCCTTCAGGTGGCGGTCGTGGTGCTGCTCGCCGCCGGGGCGGTACTCGCGCTGGTACTCCAGTCGCGTCACGACGTGGACCGCGAGGCCCGCGCCCGTTCGGTCGCGGTCGCGGAGACGTTCGCCCATTCGCTCGGGCTGCACGCGGCGCTCCAGACCCCGGATCCCACCAAGATCCTGCAACCGCTCACCGAGGAGACCCGCAAGGCCGCCGGGGTGGACTTCATCGTCGTCATGGACACGGAGGGGATCCGCTACACCCACCCCCTCCCCGACCGCATCGGGAAGAAGTTCGTCGGCACGATCGAACCGTCGCTCAACGGCGAGGTGTACACCGAAAGCGTGAAGGGGCCGCTCGGCCAGGAGATCCAGGCCGTGGTGCCGGTGTTCACCGACGACGGCCAGGTGGAGGCCCTGGTGTCGGCCGGGCTCACGGTCGAGAACGTCACCGGGGTGGTCAACCGGCAGCTCCCCGTCATCCTCGGCGCCAGCGCGGCGGCCCTGGCCCTGGCCACCGCGGGCGCGGCACTGATCAGCAGACGCCTGCGGCGCCAGACGCACGGACTCGGCCCGCTCGAAATGACCCGGATGTACGAGCACCACGACGCGGTGCTGCACGCCGTCCGCGAGGGCGTCCTGATCACCGACGGGGCCGGGGTGCTGCTGCTCGCCAACGACGAGGCCAAACGGCTGCTGCGGCTGCCGGCGGACGCCGAGGGGCAGCGCATCGACCGTGTGGGGCTCGACCGTCACCTGGGCGAGCTGCTGCTGTCCCGCCGGGTGGCCACCGACGAGGTGCACGAGGCCGGGGAGCGGCTGCTGGTGATCAACCAGCGGCCGACCAAGCCCGGTGGCGGGCCCGAGGGGGCGGCCGTCACCATCCGGGACTCGACCGAGATGCAGGTGCTCAGCACCCGCGCCGAGGCGGCCCGCAGGCGCCTGAAACTGCTCTACGACGCCGGGGTCGGCGTGGGCACGACCCTGGACGTGGAGCAGACCGCCCAGGAGCTGGCGGATGTCGCCGTACCCCGGTTCGCGGACTTCGCGACCGTCGATCTGGCGGAGCCGGTGCTGCACGGCGAGGAGCCCACCGCCGCGTCGGCCGACTTGCGCCGCACCGGGTTCAGCGGGATCCACGACGACGTGCCGCTCTACCCGCGCGGCAGGCTGATCGACTTCGTGGACTCCACCCCGCAGGCGCGCGGCCTCAGCAGCGGTCGGGCCGAGGTGGTGCCCCAGCTGGCCGACGCGACCGGCTGGCACGCCCAGGACCCGCCGCGGGCGCGGGCCATCATCGACTACGGCGTGCACTCGCTGATCACGGCCCCCCTCAAGGCCCGCGGGGTGGTGCTCGGCGTGGTCAACTTCTGGCGCTCGCAGAAGCCGGAGCCCTTCGACGAGGAGGACCTGTCGCTGGCGGAGGAGCTGGTCGCCCGGGCCGGGGTCAGCATCGACAACGCGCGCCGCTACACCCGTGAGCACACCCTGGCCGTGACCCTCCAGCGCAGCCTGCTGCCGCGCGACCTGCCCGAGCAGAGCGCCGTGGAGGTGGCCCACTACTACCTGCCCGCGCAGTCCGGGGTGGGCGGCGACTGGTTCGACGTGATCCCGCTCCCCGGCAGCCGGGTGGCGCTGGTCGTCGGGGACGTCGTCGGGCACGGTCTGCACGCCGCGGCGGCCATGGGCCGGCTGCGGACGGCCGTACTGAACTTCTCGTCCCTGGACCTGCCCCCCGACGAGCTGCTGGCCCGGCTGGACGACCTCGTGCAGTACATCGACCAGAGCGGCGGGGAGGGCGGCGGCGCCCAGGGCGGCCTGCTCGGCGCCACCTGCATGTACGCCGTGTACGACGCGGTGAACCAGCGCTGCACGGTGGCGCGGGCCGGGCACGTGCCGCCTGCGGTGGTGCGCCCGGACGGCACCGTGGAGATCCCCGAGCTGCCGGCGGGCGCGCCGCTGGGGCTGGGCGGGTTCCCCTTCGAGTCGGCGGAGCTGCAGCTCAGCGAGGGCACCCAGCTGGTGCTGTACACCGACGGGCTGGTCGAGGACCGGACGCGGGACATCGACGAGGGCCTGGACCTGCTGCGCGCCGCCCTGGCCCACGCGGACCGCAAGCCCGCCGAGACCTGCCGGGCGGTCCTCGAACGGCTGCTGCCGGTGCGGCCCCGCGACGACGTGGCCCTGCTGGTCGCCCGGACGTCGGCCCTGCCGGCGGACCACATCGCCGAATGGGACGTGCCGTTCGAGCCGAGCGCGGTCGGGGGCATGCGTGCCCTGGCCATGGCGAAGCTGGAGGAGTGGGGGCTCTCCGAGCTCACCTTCGGCACGGAACTGGTGCTGAGCGAGCTGATCACCAACGCCATCCGGCACGGCGCCGAGCCGGTCCGGGTCCGGCTGCTCCTCGACCGGGTGCTGACCTGCGAGGTCTTCGACGGCAGCAGCAGCTCACCGCGGCTGCACTACGCCACCACCACGGACGAGGGGGGTCGCGGCCTCTTCCTGGTGGCGCAGCTCAGCCGCCGGTGGGGGGCCAGGTACACGCCCGAGGGGAAGGTCATCTGGTCCGAGCAGGCCCTGCCGGACCCCGAGGCCGCCGGGGAATGA
- a CDS encoding CsbD family protein has translation MSRGEKAKAKTEQAKGTAKEAAGRAVGNERLTAEGRMDQAKGDARQAKEKIKDTLKD, from the coding sequence ATGTCCCGCGGAGAGAAGGCGAAGGCCAAGACCGAGCAGGCCAAGGGCACGGCCAAGGAGGCCGCCGGCCGGGCCGTCGGCAACGAGCGTCTGACCGCCGAGGGCCGCATGGACCAGGCGAAGGGCGACGCCCGCCAGGCCAAGGAGAAGATCAAGGACACGCTCAAGGACTGA